The Desmodus rotundus isolate HL8 chromosome 3, HLdesRot8A.1, whole genome shotgun sequence genome includes a region encoding these proteins:
- the RNF223 gene encoding RING finger protein 223: MQGHLPGEQRLGHPGGRSECCLEPQSPAVADRQDHAPAPLTPAHQLRAMASGEQVWHTAMPPPSWSSATATVPRSLSSASGPRSPGSASGPRSPGSVCSPRSPGTPGSEKVASPLECSICFSGYDNIFKTPKELSCTHVFCLECLARLAAAQPTSQPGSEAVPCPFCRQPTAVPATGAPGLRTSRQLQARMPAHLRLEEPVWLEGTKLCCCPQPSAPGLSAPGFVCVDVGLSKPAEPAAPTPIPGPASRRGRLARCWARCRDWRRMALVTALLLVLFCVVLWPVHCALRTGNLHCLSRPPANTAPATVTYAATFSLGPLADN, translated from the exons ATGCAGGGACACCTGCCAGGTGAGCAGAGGCTGGGACACCCTGGAGGCAGGAGCGAGTGCTGCTTGGAGCCTCAGAGCCCGGCCGTGGCTGACCGGCAGGACCATGCCCCAGCTCCACTGACCCCCGCTCACCAG CTCAGAGCCATGGCATCAGGCGAGCAGGTGTGGCACACAGCCATGCCACCCCCCAGCTGGAGCAGTGCCACAGCAACAGTGCCCAGGTCCCTCAGCTCGGCCAGCGGCCCCAGGTCTCCCGGCTCGGCCAGCGGCCCCAGGTCCCCTGGCTCAGTGTGCAGCCCCAGATCTCCCGGCACCCCTGGCTCAGAGAAGGTGGCCTCCCCGCTGGAGTGCTCCATCTGCTTCTCAGGTTATGACAACATCTTCAAGACACCCAAGGAGCTGTCCTGCACTCACGTCTTCTGCCTGGAGTGCCTGGCACGGCTGGCGGCTGCCCAGCCAACAAGCCAACCTGGCAGTGAGGCTGTGCCCTGCCCGTTCTGCCGACAGCCCACAGCTGTGCCCGCCACCGGGGCCCCCGGGCTGCGCACCAGCCGTCAGCTGCAGGCCAGGATGCCGGCACACCTGCGGCTGGAGGAGCCCGTCTGGTTGGAGGGCACCAAGCTGtgctgctgcccccagccctctgcaCCTGGCCTCTCGGCCCCTGGCTTTGTGTGTGTAGATGTGGGCCTCAGCAAGCCCGCCGAGCCCGCCGCACCCACTCCCATCCCGGGCCCTGCCAGCCGCCGGGGCCGCCTGGCCCGCTGCTGGGCACGCTGCAGGGACTGGAGGCGCATGGCACTCGTCACGGCCCTGCTGCTGGTGCTCTTCTGCGTGGTGCTCTGGCCTGTGCATTGTGCGCTCAGGACCGGGAACCTGCACTGCCTGTCCCGGCCTCCTGCCAACACTGCCCCAGCCACTGTCACCTACGCAGCCACCTTCTCTCTTGGGCCTCTGGCTGACAACTAG